TCGAGAGTCATGTGTTGCAGGCGTTTGTCAGTGAAGGCCTCAAGCCTTTTATCGACTGTGTCGTTACTTTTGGGGCCGGGCATTTCTACATCAGCCAGTCCGACAAGGGCGGTCTTGTCTTCGGTGGTGATATCGACGGCTACAATTCCTATGCCCAGCGCGGCAATCTGCCCGTGATCGAGGATGTCTGCGAAGGCGGTATGGCCCTGATGCCGCGGATCGGTCGTGTCAGGCTGCTGCGTCACTGGGGCGGTATCATGGACATGTCGATGGATGGAAGCCCGATCATTGATCGCACGCCCGTTGAGGGTCTCTATCTGAATGCCGGATGGTGTTACGGAGGCTTCAAGGCCACGCCTGCTTCCGGGCTCTGCTTCGCTCACCTTCTGGCGCGGGACGAACCGCATCCTGTCGCGACGGCATACCGTCTGGACCGCTTTGCACGCGGTGCAGTGATTGATGAAAAAGGCATGGGCGCGCAGCCCAACCTGCATTGAGGTTCCTATGCGTCTGACCTGTCCTTCCTGTGGCTCCCGTGGCCTTGAGGAATTTACCTACCGGGGCGATGCCTCTGTTCGAAGACCCGCCGCTGATGGCAGCGAGCAGGCGTGGGTGGATTATGTCTATCTGCGTGACAATCCCTGCGGGCGTCATCAGGAGTTATGGTATCACGGCGCTGGCTGCCGTTCCTGGCTTGTGGTGACGCGCGATACGCGCACTCATGAGGTTTTCGATGTCCGCAATGCCCGTGATGTGATTTTGACAGAGCGTCAGACAGATGCAGGCGAGGGAGAGGCATCATGAGTGCTCCCGTACAGACCTTTCGCGTCAAAAGCGGCAACGGTGTCGATACCAGTCGGACACTTCATTTTTCTTTTGACGGGAAACCCTATACCGGCCATCCGGGCGACACGCTCGCATCCGCCCTGCTGGCGCATGGCGTGCGCCTCTTCGGGCGTTCCTTCAAATATCACCGGCCTCGCGGTCTGCTTTCGGCAGGACCGGAAGAGCCGAATGCTCTTGTCGAACTTCGTGACGGGGCAAGGCGGGAACCCAATACCCGCGCCACAGTGGTCGAGCTGTTTGACGGTCTGAATGCCTCCAGCCAGAATCGCTGGCCCAGTCTCGCCTTCGATGCTCTGGGTATGAACGGCCTGTTCTCATCCGTGCTTGGGGCCGGATTCTACTACAAGACCTTCATGTGGCCGGCTTCCTTCTGGGAAAAGCTGTATGAGCCCATGATCCGCCGGGCGGCCGGACTGGGACGGGCGGCGGACGAAGCCGATCCAGACCTGTATGAAAAAGCCACGACATTTTGCGATGTGCTCGTGGTTGGATCTGGTCCCGCGGGGCTTGCGGCGGCGCTGGCTGCGGGACATTCCGGCGCACGGGTGATCCTGTGCGAACAGGATGGCCTGCTGGGAGGACGCCTGCGCGACGAGAGTGCGACACTCGATGGCAGGCCCGGCTGGCGGTGGGCGGAGCAGGTCCGGCAGGAACTGGCCGGTATGCCGGATGTCCGGGTCATGACGCGGACGTGCGTGTTCGGCACCTATGATGGCGGCACCTATGGCGCGCTGGAACGTGTGGCGGATCATGTGGCAATCCCGAAGGAAGGCCAGCCGCGTCAGCGCCTGTGGCGGATCGTGGCCCGTGAGTGCGTGATGGCGACAGGGGCGATCGAACGCCCTGTCGTCTTCCCGAACAATGACCGGCCGGGTGTCATGCTGGCGGGGGCCGTGCGCACCTATGTCAACCGGTTCGGAGTGACGCCGGGCCGAAAAGCTGTGCTGTACACATGCAACGATGATGGTCTCCGTACGGCGCTCGATCTCCGTCGGGTCGGTGTCGCCATCGCTGCCATCGTGGACTCCCGGCCTGCCGGGGTGGGCGATGGCGCGCAGGTGGCCAGTCAGTGCGGGGCGGCTTTCTTCCCCGGCGGCGCTATTGCCGATTGCTATGGCCACTCTGGTGTAAAAGCGGTCCTCGTGCGGGATGCGTCCGGAAAGACCAGATCCATCGCGTGTGATCTGGTCACTATGTCGGGGGGCTGGTCGCCCAATGTGGGGCTGGCCACGCATCAGGGAAATCGTCCTGTCTGGCATGACGATCTGTGTGCGTTTCTTCCGTCCACTCTCCCATCGGGCATGGTCGCCGCAGGGACCGCTGCCGGTGTGTTCGACGCGACGGAAGTGCTTCATGACGGTGCCGTCGCCGGACAGCGGGCTGCTGTTGCCTGTGGCTTTGATGCGATGTTGCCGGCACTGCCGGAAACCGAGCCGACGCGGTATGCCATCCGTGCCTTGTTCCACGCGCTCAAGGGGGTGTCGTCCTCGAAAAAGGCCAAGGCCTTCGTTGATTTTCAGAACGATGTCACGGCGAAGGACATTGCGCTGGCGTCGCGGGAAGGGTTTGTCTCGGTTGAGCATCTCAAGCGCTACACGACGCTTGGCATGGCGACCGATCAGGGCAAGACATCCAATATCAATGCTCTGGCGCTCCTTGCCGAGATCACGGAGCGCACCATTTCGCAGACAGGAACGACCCTGATCCGACCGCCGGTCCAACCGGTTGCCGTCGGGGCGCTGGCCGGTCCGCATCGGGGAACACATTTCAAGCCAACGCGACTGCCGCCGACGCACCAGTGGGCGGAAGAACAGGGTGCGGTCTTCACCGCGAACGGGTTGTGGCTGCGTGCGCAGTGGTTCCCGCGTTCCGGCGAGAAAGGCTGGCTGGAGACGGTCAACCGCGAAGTGCTTACGGTGCGTGAGGCCGTCGGGTTCTGTGACGTCACCACACTTGGCAAAATCGACATTCAGGGCCCGGATGCAGCGGAGTTTCTCAATCGGGTTTACGTCAATGCATGGCTGAAACTGGCTGTCGGACGTGTCCGCTACGGATTGATGCTGCGCGAGGACGGGTTCGCCTATGATGACGGCACCACGGCCCGTCTCGGGGAAAACCACTATGTGATGACGACCACGACCGCGAATGCGGGCGGGGTGATGGCTCATCTTGAGTTCTGTCATCAGTGGCTGTGGCCGGAGCTTGATGTGCAGTTCATCTCGGTGACGGATGAATGGGCGCAGATTGCCGTGGCTGGACCGAAGTCGCGAGCCGTTCTGGAAAAAATAGTCGATGCGCCATTCGATCTTTCCAATGAATCCTTTCCTTACATGGCGGCTGCGGAACTGACCGTCTGTGGTGGCGTGACCGCTCGGCTGTTCCGTCTCTCCTTCTCTGGCGAACTGGCTTATGAACTGGCTGTCCCTGCCCGCTATGGTGATGCGCTTGCACGACAACTGATGAAGGTGGGCGAGCCATTCGGGATTGCGCCTTACGGCACGGAGGCCCTCGGCGTGCTTCGTATTGAAAAAGGGCATCCTGCCGGACCGGAGCTGAATGGTCAGACCACGGCGCATGATCTGGGCATGGGGCGCCTGCTGTCCACAAAGAAGGATTTTATCGGCAGCCGGATGGCGCAGCGGCCTGCGTTGACGGACCCTGCCCGGCCCACACTGGTTGGTATTCAGCCGGTCAATCCCGAAGACATGCTTGTCGCAGGCTCGCATCTTCTGCCACAGGGAGCGTCTCCCACGGCGGCTTCGGATCAGGGATGGCTGTCTTCGGTCGCGTGGTCACCTGGCGTCGGGTCTTGGATTGGTCTTGGTTTCCTGAGTAATGGTCCTGCCCGTCAGGGCGAGATCGTATCGGTTCATAATCCGCTGGCTGGAACAGTCATTGCGGCCCGTGTTGTCGAGCCGGTGTTTGTCGATCCCAAAGGAGAGCGTCTCCATGGCTGATCCGTTATTTCCCGTCCTGCCTGTGCCGCACGGTCCTGTGCGATGGGGTGCGATGACTTGTGCGCAATCGCCGCTTGCCGAGATTGTCAGTCTGGGCGCCTTTTCGGGTGTCGGGCGTGATGAACTCGTCAAGAGGATTCACGAGGCGTTCGGCGTCATTCTGCCTGATCAGCCTCGCGCCGTAGCGAGCGCGGACGGTGGATGCTCGTTCCTGTGGAGCGGCCCCAGTCAGTGGCTGGCCGTTGCCGAGGAAGGCGCGGGCCTGCTGTCCCGGCTTCGTGAAGTCTGTGGCGACGTCTGTGCGCTGACATCGCAAAGCGACAGCCGCAGCATCATGAAACTGTCCGGACCTGGTGTCCGGGAGGCAATGTCACGGCTTGTTCCGATTGACCTGCACCCGACGGTGTTCGGAAAGGATCACGTCGCTTCCACGCTGGCGGGGCATATCCCTGTCATCATGTGGCAGACAGATGACGCGCCCACTTATCTCTTTTTTGTCTTCCGGAGCTTCGCTGCAAGCCTGTTCCATGATGTCTCAGTTGCACTGAGCGGTTTTTCTTCTTCAGAAATGGATATTTGTGTATGACAACGCTCTCTCCCGACGCCAAAGGCTATATCCTGACGCTGAGCTGTCCCAATCGTCCGGGTATCGTGGCTGCATTGAGTCAGACCCTGTTTGAGGCTGGTGCAAACATCACCGAAGCGCAGCAGTTTGACGATACAGGTAGCGGCAGCTTCTTCATGCGGATCATGTTCGATATCGTGAAAGATGGCCGCACAGAAGCCGATCTTCGCGGAATTGTCGAGACGCTGACAGAGCAGTTCCAGATGAAATACCGTCTGAACTGTCAGTCCTACCGTCCCAAGGTCATGATCCTGGTGTCGAAATTCGACCATTGCCTTGTGGACCTTCTGTATCGCTGGCGCATTGGCGAGCTCCAGATCGATCCTGTCGGGATCATCGCCAATCATCCTGAAGAGACCTACAGGGATGTCGATTTCTATGGCATTCCCTTCCATCACCTGCCGATCACGAAAGAGACGAAGACGGAGCAGGAAGCCCGCATTCTCTCGCTCGTCCGGGAGAGCGGGACGGAACTCGTCGTGCTGGCGCGCTACATGCAGATCCTGTCCAATGACATGGCGTTGGCCTTTTCAGGACGCTGCATCAACATCCATCACTCCTTCCTGCCGGGGTTCAAGGGCGCTCGCCCCTATCATCAGGCATGGGAGAGGGGCGTAAAACTGATCGGTGCTACAGCGCATTACGTGACCAGCGACCTTGATGAAGGTCCGATCATTGAACAGGACGTCGAGCGTATCTCTCATGCCGACAGCCCGGAAGACCTGATCCGCAAGGGGCGTGATATCGAACGGCGGGTTCTGTCTCGGGCAGTGCGGTATCACATCGAGATGCGGACGATCCTGAACGGGAACAAGACCATCGTGTTCAACTCCTGAAGGATAGGGAGAGCGTCCTGTGATGGTGTCAGTTTCCAAGTTGATTGATGGCAAGGCCTTCGCCCGCAGACTGCGTGCCGATATCCGAGATCAGGCGCAGGGGTTGCACGCCCGGCATGGCGTCATGCCGACGCTGGCGGTGGTGATGGTGGGAGAGGACCCCGCCAGCGCCGTTTATGTTCGCAACAAGATCCGGGCGACGGAAGAGGCGGGGATGCGTTCAGTGTCCCACCATCTGCCGAAAAGCACGACGCAGGACGAACTGCTTGACCTGATCGCGGAGCTGAATGTCGACCAGTCGGTGCATGGCATTCTTGTTCAGCTTCCACTTCCTGAGCAGATCGATCGTGATGCGGTTCTGGACGCCATATCGCCAGAAAAAGATGTGGATGGCTTTCATATTGTAAACGCGGGTCGTCTGGCGGTTGGGCGACAGGACGGATTTGTTCCATGCACCCCCATGGGCTGCATGATGCTGCTGCGTTCCGTCGTGCCTAATCTGGCCGGATTGCACGCCGTGGTCATTGGCTGCTCGAACATTGTAGGTCGGCCCATGGCGCGTCTGCTCCAGCAGGCTGGCTGCACCGTGACGGTCACGCATCTGAAAACGCGTGATGTAGCCGCGGAAGCATGTCGGGCGGACATCATTGTCGTCGCGGCAGGTCATGCGGGACTGGTGCGGGGCGGCTGGGTGAAGGAAGGCGCTATTGTCATTGATGTCGGTATCAACCGCGTGGAGACGGATTCAGGATCGCGGCTGGTGGGTGATGTGGCGTTCGATGAGGTGAGCCCGCGTGCGGCGGCGATCACACCGGTGCCCGGAGGTGTTGGTCCGATGACGATCGCCTGCCTTTTGCAAAATACGCTTCAGGCTGCAAGGCAGTTTGCGACAGGGGCTGTTGTGGTTGAATGAAATTGGCTCTGTGGAAAAATAATGTGGTAGGCTGTAGGGTTTCAAGATGTGAACTGATTTTGGAAACTGGTCTCTGTTTCTGAAAATATCTTTCTACGATAAGGTGTTATTCTAGTTTTTTAAATAATCAGAATAACACCTTGTCGTGTGAGGAAGGAATATATCTAAAATATAAAATTTTTTCTGATAAATAGAAATCTTTTTCTTCCAGAAAAAAATGAGCTCAACTCATCGGCTGGATTGCAATCAACTGGACTACATTGGTTGCTGCCAAGTCTACCTGTCACATAACCATATCATCTGATTGTTCCTGATCCAGACTCTTTTCATCCGCTCATGGACCGGGAAAGAGTGATAAGAGCCCGTTCGGAGGTCACGCCGGCCTTGCGATACAAGCGGAGCCGGTGATTTTTGACAGTGCCCTTGCTGATCCCGAGATGCTGGGCGATTTCCCCTGTGCAGCGGCCCTGCAGGATCAGATGCAGAAGGTCACGCTCACGCGGTGTCAGATTCAGAGCCTTATGAGGCAGATCATCGGAGATCGCAGGTGAATGAACTGGACTGAGAACCAGCAATCGCCCTCCCGGTGCCAGCATGCAGTCTTCAGGGAGTGAGACAAGGCGTAGCACAAACTGTTCCGGTTCCGTGTGGCACGTCCGGCCAGATGTGCGGAGCAGTTTGTAAATGGCCTGTAGCAGCACAGGACCATAAACTGTTTCGGCTTCCTGCCAGGCGGGATTGCCATAAAGGCGGTTGCCGTGTCGGTCGAGCACCAGCGAGCCGCATGTCGAGCCATTGTCTTCATGGGCATCGCTGGAACTGAAACGACGCAGGGTCTGTGCGACATGAGCCCGGTGCAGGCCGTTGAAAAGTGGCTGGACAAGATGGGCGAGGCGCAATTCCTCACGTGTGAAAAGATTTTCTCCTTTCTGGAGAAAAAGCATCACGCAGGCATTGTTCTGCACTGGAAGCAGCAATCCGAGCTCATCTGAAAATTCATGCTTTTTCTGGAATATTCTTGTGTATTCATCAGGTTTTATGGATGAATCGAGAGTGGAGAGGGTAACGGCCGGTGCCTGTGTCTGACGGCGCCAGAGATGCCAGAAAGGATCAAAGCACCTGAAAGTGGAATGGTAGTCGGTGGTCGCGCTGGATGCGACATCATTTGTGTGGAGGACGTTCGGCAGTACGCCCGGCGCATAGGCGATGATCCATGCGGCCTGATTTGGAATGAGGGAAGCCAGCAGGCCGAGCATCCGCCTATGAAAGTCCGGCCGTCCGATCCTGGCCGCGACATCTCCGGTGGCGGCAAGCCAGCTTTCAGGAAGAGTTACATTTTCTCCTGTGGTTTCCAGAGGCGTTGCCATGATGCTCTCTCCTTGTGCTGGCCAGCAGAGGACCGACTATGCCTCAGACAAGGCAGGTTCACGCTGTGTCGGAGCTTTCATGGTTTCCAGACGATTGCCCGCGGCACAAGCCTTCAGGATACGCACGGCTTTTTCGGCGATCACACTTCCGGCCTCCAGAGGCGGGAGACCACCATCATAGATGTTCGAAATGACGGAGTATTCATAGCTCATGTCACTGTTGCCGCTGTAGGCGCGTGCTTTCGAAAGAGCGTCTTCATCGGCAAGTCGGTAAGCGAAGTAGGCCGACATGCTGCGGGATGCCCGTGCATCGCCACCTGGGCGCTCTCCAATCAGGCTGATGACAAGCTTCGGCTGGAGCAGTTCACCAACGGCTTCCGCGACCTTGACCCTGCCAAGAGGCAGAAGAATGGGTTGCCCGACAGAAAGGCCATGTGCGCGCAGGCCATCCAGTAATATCGGGAGCAGATCAGGAATGTTGTGATGAATGGCCTCGGCGCTCAGCCCGTCCGAGACGACGATCTGGACATCCATCCCTTCAGGGGCAAGGCCGGATATGCTGCTTTCGTCGAGGCAGGCACCGATGTCCGGATTGCCGAGATGCGCCTGTTTGTCGGACGCCCGGGTCTTCAGCCGTCGGAAGGTCAGATCAGGCAGGCGGGCCTCATCGAGTTCGGCGGCGATGGCCTGACGCCCGATGGCAAGATTGGCGCGAATCTCGCGTGAGACGCGATTGGCGGGTCTGGGGCCAGCGGAGTCAAAGCCGTAAGCTGCAGGAACACGTTCCAGAAGGCGGTCGAATTCAAGTTCCGAACTACAGAAAATACGGGGATTGCCCCAGTTCGGCCCACGCTCGATCGTGCCGTCTTCTGTCTCTGTGAAGATACCGCGTGTTTTCGCCCATTCGAGATACTCCGCCGCGGGCCGCGCATTATGGATTTCACGAAGAGTCTGGTCGTCGTGGCCGGATGTATCGAAATAGGCGAGCATACGATCGACCGTCAGGAACACGTCCATGAAATAGTTGGCCCCGGCGGCAGCCAGCAGTTCGGTGGCGATCTGATGGCCTTCGATCGAGATATCGGAGTGCATGGTGTAACAGGGAGCCATGCCCATCGGCAGCCCCATCAGCTTGCCCATGAAGTGATCCTGTAAATTTGAAAGGATCATCTCGACATTATCGAGATGGGTCTCAGGGCCAATGAAGCCCGTCACATTGTTGACCATGAACGGATCGTACCGGCGGGCGAGGCCGTAACACAGCGCCTCGCAGGTGGTCATGTCCATGCCTTCATGCTTGGCGTAGGTCAGTTCAC
The Acetobacter aceti genome window above contains:
- the folD gene encoding bifunctional methylenetetrahydrofolate dehydrogenase/methenyltetrahydrofolate cyclohydrolase FolD, yielding MVSVSKLIDGKAFARRLRADIRDQAQGLHARHGVMPTLAVVMVGEDPASAVYVRNKIRATEEAGMRSVSHHLPKSTTQDELLDLIAELNVDQSVHGILVQLPLPEQIDRDAVLDAISPEKDVDGFHIVNAGRLAVGRQDGFVPCTPMGCMMLLRSVVPNLAGLHAVVIGCSNIVGRPMARLLQQAGCTVTVTHLKTRDVAAEACRADIIVVAAGHAGLVRGGWVKEGAIVIDVGINRVETDSGSRLVGDVAFDEVSPRAAAITPVPGGVGPMTIACLLQNTLQAARQFATGAVVVE
- the purU gene encoding formyltetrahydrofolate deformylase, yielding MTTLSPDAKGYILTLSCPNRPGIVAALSQTLFEAGANITEAQQFDDTGSGSFFMRIMFDIVKDGRTEADLRGIVETLTEQFQMKYRLNCQSYRPKVMILVSKFDHCLVDLLYRWRIGELQIDPVGIIANHPEETYRDVDFYGIPFHHLPITKETKTEQEARILSLVRESGTELVVLARYMQILSNDMALAFSGRCINIHHSFLPGFKGARPYHQAWERGVKLIGATAHYVTSDLDEGPIIEQDVERISHADSPEDLIRKGRDIERRVLSRAVRYHIEMRTILNGNKTIVFNS
- a CDS encoding sarcosine oxidase subunit alpha family protein translates to MSAPVQTFRVKSGNGVDTSRTLHFSFDGKPYTGHPGDTLASALLAHGVRLFGRSFKYHRPRGLLSAGPEEPNALVELRDGARREPNTRATVVELFDGLNASSQNRWPSLAFDALGMNGLFSSVLGAGFYYKTFMWPASFWEKLYEPMIRRAAGLGRAADEADPDLYEKATTFCDVLVVGSGPAGLAAALAAGHSGARVILCEQDGLLGGRLRDESATLDGRPGWRWAEQVRQELAGMPDVRVMTRTCVFGTYDGGTYGALERVADHVAIPKEGQPRQRLWRIVARECVMATGAIERPVVFPNNDRPGVMLAGAVRTYVNRFGVTPGRKAVLYTCNDDGLRTALDLRRVGVAIAAIVDSRPAGVGDGAQVASQCGAAFFPGGAIADCYGHSGVKAVLVRDASGKTRSIACDLVTMSGGWSPNVGLATHQGNRPVWHDDLCAFLPSTLPSGMVAAGTAAGVFDATEVLHDGAVAGQRAAVACGFDAMLPALPETEPTRYAIRALFHALKGVSSSKKAKAFVDFQNDVTAKDIALASREGFVSVEHLKRYTTLGMATDQGKTSNINALALLAEITERTISQTGTTLIRPPVQPVAVGALAGPHRGTHFKPTRLPPTHQWAEEQGAVFTANGLWLRAQWFPRSGEKGWLETVNREVLTVREAVGFCDVTTLGKIDIQGPDAAEFLNRVYVNAWLKLAVGRVRYGLMLREDGFAYDDGTTARLGENHYVMTTTTANAGGVMAHLEFCHQWLWPELDVQFISVTDEWAQIAVAGPKSRAVLEKIVDAPFDLSNESFPYMAAAELTVCGGVTARLFRLSFSGELAYELAVPARYGDALARQLMKVGEPFGIAPYGTEALGVLRIEKGHPAGPELNGQTTAHDLGMGRLLSTKKDFIGSRMAQRPALTDPARPTLVGIQPVNPEDMLVAGSHLLPQGASPTAASDQGWLSSVAWSPGVGSWIGLGFLSNGPARQGEIVSVHNPLAGTVIAARVVEPVFVDPKGERLHG
- a CDS encoding sarcosine oxidase subunit delta; the protein is MRLTCPSCGSRGLEEFTYRGDASVRRPAADGSEQAWVDYVYLRDNPCGRHQELWYHGAGCRSWLVVTRDTRTHEVFDVRNARDVILTERQTDAGEGEAS
- a CDS encoding helix-turn-helix transcriptional regulator — encoded protein: MATPLETTGENVTLPESWLAATGDVAARIGRPDFHRRMLGLLASLIPNQAAWIIAYAPGVLPNVLHTNDVASSATTDYHSTFRCFDPFWHLWRRQTQAPAVTLSTLDSSIKPDEYTRIFQKKHEFSDELGLLLPVQNNACVMLFLQKGENLFTREELRLAHLVQPLFNGLHRAHVAQTLRRFSSSDAHEDNGSTCGSLVLDRHGNRLYGNPAWQEAETVYGPVLLQAIYKLLRTSGRTCHTEPEQFVLRLVSLPEDCMLAPGGRLLVLSPVHSPAISDDLPHKALNLTPRERDLLHLILQGRCTGEIAQHLGISKGTVKNHRLRLYRKAGVTSERALITLSRSMSG
- a CDS encoding sarcosine oxidase subunit gamma, which gives rise to MADPLFPVLPVPHGPVRWGAMTCAQSPLAEIVSLGAFSGVGRDELVKRIHEAFGVILPDQPRAVASADGGCSFLWSGPSQWLAVAEEGAGLLSRLREVCGDVCALTSQSDSRSIMKLSGPGVREAMSRLVPIDLHPTVFGKDHVASTLAGHIPVIMWQTDDAPTYLFFVFRSFAASLFHDVSVALSGFSSSEMDICV
- the eutB gene encoding ethanolamine ammonia-lyase subunit EutB — translated: MATLISLAEIPVPAPLPDEDYTISLMDRAFTFHGLKALLGAADISKAGDRMAALTAADEMTREAARAILSGLTLKHLYDHPLTTADGRIDSIMRVNYDIDREAFDSIAALTVGELKDLLLRAPAAEVRRLGRALTGVMAAALAKLMDVHELILVARKAKRSARARTLVGAQGTLSSRLQPNHPTDDLSCVSALVYTGLSMGSGDALLGINPSIDTVENVSALLTHLDLLRRETGAPTQICVLAHMKTQMASLQDGAPVEILFQSLAGTERTLTDEFDVTVDLLDEAYCLMAGQGPLRETASQFMYFETGQGSELTYAKHEGMDMTTCEALCYGLARRYDPFMVNNVTGFIGPETHLDNVEMILSNLQDHFMGKLMGLPMGMAPCYTMHSDISIEGHQIATELLAAAGANYFMDVFLTVDRMLAYFDTSGHDDQTLREIHNARPAAEYLEWAKTRGIFTETEDGTIERGPNWGNPRIFCSSELEFDRLLERVPAAYGFDSAGPRPANRVSREIRANLAIGRQAIAAELDEARLPDLTFRRLKTRASDKQAHLGNPDIGACLDESSISGLAPEGMDVQIVVSDGLSAEAIHHNIPDLLPILLDGLRAHGLSVGQPILLPLGRVKVAEAVGELLQPKLVISLIGERPGGDARASRSMSAYFAYRLADEDALSKARAYSGNSDMSYEYSVISNIYDGGLPPLEAGSVIAEKAVRILKACAAGNRLETMKAPTQREPALSEA